A genomic segment from Capra hircus breed San Clemente chromosome 15, ASM170441v1, whole genome shotgun sequence encodes:
- the LOC102180520 gene encoding proteoglycan 3-like, with translation MKGCLLLPLLLLGTVSALYLEKDVPRLGDPQMQADLSRDPEGSGGQEGELALSGAVLDSGGEEAEHAHDDEGDCELDPDDLDEEVQCPREEETVRLPGSPECKSCRYTMVRTPRRFKNAQRVCRRCYRGTLASIHSLSVNCLIHRLSVTTNQAQVWIGGQLRCGRFIWTDGSCWNFTYWAAGQPTCGRGCCVALCTRGGRWRRAPCKRRLPFICSY, from the exons ATGAAAGGCTGCctgctgctgccccttctcctgctgGGGACAGTTTCTGCTCTCTACCTGG AGAAGGATGTCCCCCGTCTGGGTGATCCGCAGATGCAGGCAGACCTGAGCCGGGATCCTGAAGGCTcaggggggcaggagggagagctGGCCCTGAGTGGTGCGGTGCTTGATTCGGGGGGAGAGGAGGCCGAGCACGCCCACGACGATGAGGGCGACTGTGAGTTAGACCCAGATGACTTGGATGAGGAAGTGCAGTGCCCCAGGGAAGAGGAGACAGTGCGGCTTCCAGGCAGTCCTGAGTGCAAGAGCTGCCGCTACACGATGGTGCGGACGCCAAGAAGGTTTAAGAATGCTCAG AGAGTCTGCAGGAGGTGCTACCGAGGCACCCTCGCCTCCATCCACAGCTTGAGTGTCAACTGTCTCATCCATCGCTTGTCTGTAACGACCAACCAGGCACAGGTCTGGATCGGAGGTCAG TTACGGTGCGGAAGATTTATCTGGACTGATGGGAGTTGTTGGAATTTTACCTACTGGGCTGCAGGACAACCTACGTGTGGGAGAGGCTGCTGTGTAGCCCTGTGCACCAGAG